In one Vanacampus margaritifer isolate UIUO_Vmar chromosome 11, RoL_Vmar_1.0, whole genome shotgun sequence genomic region, the following are encoded:
- the ndufa10 gene encoding NADH dehydrogenase [ubiquinone] 1 alpha subcomplex subunit 10, mitochondrial — translation MALRAIRLVFPSVATSVKTANDIQKASIHMTAARRLEYGWLAYALGERTTPRLKRYSKIISVDGNLASGKGAVAQNLANKLGMLYMPEPDTFYLDKMTEEKEPLPVDFNGMCSLEKFYMDPKAADGNSYRLQLWMYNMRLMQYSDAVEHLLTTGQGVILERSPFSDMVFLDAMFKQGYIRKECVQHYNEIKHISICEFLPPHLVIYVDMPAEEVQKKLKQSGKSYLQNVPLAYLKSIEDSYKKSFLPEISEQSELLVYDATQAQDYEKVAEDIEYLKFDKGPWLDQDDVTYHHMRVLVEDKLRVASLTCIPKFLPEITVGAHDYHDKYYAYKSLPGKKYARGYNEDVGDKMLWFK, via the exons ATGGCCCTGAGGGCGATCCGGTTGGTCTTCCCATCTGTGGCAACCTCTGTCAAAACAGCAAATGATATTCAGAAG GCGTCCATACACATGACAGCGGCGAGGAGGTTGGAGTATGGCTGGTTAGCATATGCACTGGGCGAAAGGACCACACCTCGCTTGAAACGTTACAGCAAGATTATATCTGTGGATGGCAACTTGGCGTCGGGCAAAGGAGCGGTGGCACAGAATCTGGCCAACAAGCTAG GGATGCTCTACATGCCCGAACCCGACACCTTCTATTTGGACAAGATGACAGAAGAGAAGGAGCCCCTCCCGGTGGACTTCAATGGGATGTGCAGCCTGGAGAAGTTCTACATGGACCCGAAAGCCGCTGACGGGAACAGCTACAGGCTGCAGCTGTGGATGTACAACATGCGTCTGATGCAGTACTCGGACGCTGTCGAACATCTGCTCACCACAG GCCAAGGTGTCATCCTGGAGCGTTCGCCCTTTAGCGATATGGTGTTCTTGGATGCCATGTTTAAACAGGGCTACATCAGGAAAGAGT GTGTGCAGCACTACAACGAGATCAAACACATCAGCATCTGCGAGTTCCTGCCGCCACACCTCGTCATCTACGTGGACATGCCTGCCGAGGAGGTACAGAAGAAGCTGAAACAAAGTGGCAAG TCCTATCTTCAGAATGTGCCGTTGGCGTATCTGAAGAGCATTGAGGACAGCTACAAAAAGTCCTTCTTGCCAGAAATCAG TGAACAGTCTGAGTTATTGGTTTACGACGCAACCCAAGCCCAAGACTACGAAAAG GTGGCCGAGGACATTGAATATTTAAAGTTTGACAAAGGGCCGTGGCTGGATCAGGATGACGTCACCTACCATCACATGAGAGTCCT TGTTGAAGACAAACTCAGGGTGGCATCGTTGACCTGTATACCCAAGTTTCTTCCTGAGATCACCGTTGGGGCACATGACTACCATGATAAATACTACGCCTACAAATCG ctTCCTGGGAAGAAATATGCTCGGGGTTATAACGAAGACGTTGGAGACAAAATGCTTTGGTTCAAGTGA